Proteins encoded by one window of Blautia luti:
- a CDS encoding TIGR04002 family protein: MSEITSAKENAQSTSTVKKITATAVMAALTTLMTAYIFHIPVGVNGGYVHLGDTMIYLAAAFLPLPYACAAGAIGGGLADLLTAPVWAPATIIIKMLICLPFSSKGKKLVTKRNVIALFLAFMISATGYYVAEGIMFGFTASFFTSVSGSIVQSGGSAIMFVIIGTALDKIGFKTNIAK; encoded by the coding sequence ATGTCCGAAATAACATCAGCAAAAGAAAATGCGCAGAGCACAAGTACTGTAAAGAAGATCACGGCCACAGCAGTTATGGCTGCCCTGACTACTTTGATGACAGCCTATATTTTCCATATTCCGGTGGGAGTAAATGGCGGCTATGTTCATCTGGGCGATACCATGATCTATCTTGCAGCAGCATTTCTGCCTCTGCCTTATGCCTGTGCGGCGGGAGCCATCGGAGGAGGACTGGCTGACCTTCTGACAGCACCGGTATGGGCTCCGGCAACTATTATTATCAAAATGCTGATCTGTCTTCCGTTTTCTTCCAAAGGAAAGAAACTGGTGACTAAGAGAAATGTGATCGCATTGTTTCTTGCATTTATGATCTCAGCAACAGGATATTATGTAGCAGAGGGAATCATGTTTGGATTTACTGCTTCTTTCTTTACATCTGTCAGCGGAAGTATCGTACAGTCAGGTGGAAGTGCCATTATGTTTGTGATCATCGGTACTGCACTGGACAAGATCGGATTTAAGACCAATATTGCGAAA